In Mastacembelus armatus chromosome 4, fMasArm1.2, whole genome shotgun sequence, the following are encoded in one genomic region:
- the htr2b gene encoding 5-hydroxytryptamine receptor 2B isoform X1 translates to MSQAVVAPLETNSSWAGEESEAQLKWPALLIVMVIIPTIGGNILVILAVSLERKLQNATNYFLMSLAVADLLVGLLVMPIALITVLYNSGWPLPEFLCPIWLFLDVLFSTASIMHLCAISLDRYIAIKKPIQHSQYKSRSKAMVKITLVWLISICIAIPIPIKGLKNSHLPNNITFNSNHTCLLKTDTFREFIMFGSLAAFFIPLTIMMVIYLLTVQVLRKKVYLLRSKVTQRFSYPTISTVFQREQAVTSPQAEQLNILDNRLSRMQEKPNAGTTNSPTGDQMSFRRMSTVGKKSIQTLSNEQRASKVLGIVFLLFVVMWCPFFITNITSVLCTSCDVNVIARLMEIFVWVGYVSSGINPLVYTLFNKTFRQAFTRYIMCNYKICTSHGPGRPLRASNTDRTLTRISFRSSMAENSKLFMKRGMKNGTGSVSYQSPIRCQPATVQTSSGVVLDTMLLTENEDSKQEEHVSCV, encoded by the exons ATGTCTCAGGCAGTCGTGGCTCCACTCGAGACTAATAGCTCATGGGCAGGAGAAGAATCTGAGGCTCAGCTGAAATGGCCTGCCCTGCTTATTGTCATGGTCATCATTCCAACTATCGGAGGCAACATCCTTGTCATTCTTGCTGTGTCGCTTGAAAGGAAGTTACAGAATGCCACTAACTATTTTCTGATGTCGCTTGCTGTGGCTGATCTCCTAGTGGGACTCCTAGTGATGCCCATTGCTCTCATCACTGTTCTTTACA aCTCTGGGTGGCCTCTTCCAGAGTTCCTCTGCCCAATCTGGCTTTTCCTCGATGTGCTGTTTTCTACTGCATCCATCATGCACCTATGTGCCATTTCACTGGATCGTTACATTGCCATCAAGAAGCCAATCCAACACAGCCAGTACAAATCTAGGTCCAAAGCAATGGTGAAGATCACGCTGGTGTGGCTCATATCCATTT gtATTGCAATCCCAATTCCAATAAAGGGGCTTAAGAACTCTCATCTTCCCAACAACATAACATTCAACAGCAACCACACATGTCTACTAAAGACAGACACATTCCGGGAGTTTATCATGTTTGGCTCATTGGCTGCATTCTTCATCCCTCTGACCATCATGATGGTCATCTACCTGCTTACTGTCCAGGTGTTACGCAAAAAGGTTTATTTGCTAAGGTCAAAGGTGACTCAGCGCTTTAGCTACCCAACAATTTCTACAGTCTTTCAAAGGGAACAGGCTGTCACCTCACCTCAGGCTGAGCAACTGAACATACTGGACAACAGACTTTCCAGGATGCAAGAAAAACCCAATGCAGGCACAACAAACTCTCCTACAGGTGATCAAATGTCCTTTCGCAGAATGTCAACAGTGGGAAAGAAATCAATACAGACTCTGAGCAATGAACAGCGTGCCTCAAAGGTGTTAGGCATTGTCTTTCTCCTGTTTGTAGTCATGTGGTGCCCCTTCTTCATTACTAATATCACCTCTGTGCTATGTACCAGCTGTGATGTTAATGTGATTGCCCGCCTCATGGAGATCTTTGTTTGGGTAGGCTATGTGTCATCTGGTATCAACCCACTGGTCTACACGCTTTTCAACAAAACCTTCAGGCAGGCATTCACACGTTATATAATGTGCAATTACAAAATCTGTACCAGTCATGGGCCAGGAAGGCCGCTGAGGGCCTCAAATACAGATCGGACCCTTACACGGATTTCATTCAGGTCTTCCATGGCAGAAAACTCTAAACTGTTCATGAAACGGGGAATGAAAAACGGCACTGGATCAGTGAGCTACCAAAGTCCAATAAGATGCCAGCCAGCAACTGTACAGACATCCAGTGGTGTAGTGTTAGACACAATGcttctgacagaaaatgaggacAGTAAACAAGAGGAACATGTTAGCTGTGTATAG
- the htr2b gene encoding 5-hydroxytryptamine receptor 2B isoform X2 has translation MSQAVVAPLETNSSWAGEESEAQLKWPALLIVMVIIPTIGGNILVILAVSLERKLQNATNYFLMSLAVADLLVGLLVMPIALITVLYSIAIPIPIKGLKNSHLPNNITFNSNHTCLLKTDTFREFIMFGSLAAFFIPLTIMMVIYLLTVQVLRKKVYLLRSKVTQRFSYPTISTVFQREQAVTSPQAEQLNILDNRLSRMQEKPNAGTTNSPTGDQMSFRRMSTVGKKSIQTLSNEQRASKVLGIVFLLFVVMWCPFFITNITSVLCTSCDVNVIARLMEIFVWVGYVSSGINPLVYTLFNKTFRQAFTRYIMCNYKICTSHGPGRPLRASNTDRTLTRISFRSSMAENSKLFMKRGMKNGTGSVSYQSPIRCQPATVQTSSGVVLDTMLLTENEDSKQEEHVSCV, from the exons ATGTCTCAGGCAGTCGTGGCTCCACTCGAGACTAATAGCTCATGGGCAGGAGAAGAATCTGAGGCTCAGCTGAAATGGCCTGCCCTGCTTATTGTCATGGTCATCATTCCAACTATCGGAGGCAACATCCTTGTCATTCTTGCTGTGTCGCTTGAAAGGAAGTTACAGAATGCCACTAACTATTTTCTGATGTCGCTTGCTGTGGCTGATCTCCTAGTGGGACTCCTAGTGATGCCCATTGCTCTCATCACTGTTCTTTACA gtATTGCAATCCCAATTCCAATAAAGGGGCTTAAGAACTCTCATCTTCCCAACAACATAACATTCAACAGCAACCACACATGTCTACTAAAGACAGACACATTCCGGGAGTTTATCATGTTTGGCTCATTGGCTGCATTCTTCATCCCTCTGACCATCATGATGGTCATCTACCTGCTTACTGTCCAGGTGTTACGCAAAAAGGTTTATTTGCTAAGGTCAAAGGTGACTCAGCGCTTTAGCTACCCAACAATTTCTACAGTCTTTCAAAGGGAACAGGCTGTCACCTCACCTCAGGCTGAGCAACTGAACATACTGGACAACAGACTTTCCAGGATGCAAGAAAAACCCAATGCAGGCACAACAAACTCTCCTACAGGTGATCAAATGTCCTTTCGCAGAATGTCAACAGTGGGAAAGAAATCAATACAGACTCTGAGCAATGAACAGCGTGCCTCAAAGGTGTTAGGCATTGTCTTTCTCCTGTTTGTAGTCATGTGGTGCCCCTTCTTCATTACTAATATCACCTCTGTGCTATGTACCAGCTGTGATGTTAATGTGATTGCCCGCCTCATGGAGATCTTTGTTTGGGTAGGCTATGTGTCATCTGGTATCAACCCACTGGTCTACACGCTTTTCAACAAAACCTTCAGGCAGGCATTCACACGTTATATAATGTGCAATTACAAAATCTGTACCAGTCATGGGCCAGGAAGGCCGCTGAGGGCCTCAAATACAGATCGGACCCTTACACGGATTTCATTCAGGTCTTCCATGGCAGAAAACTCTAAACTGTTCATGAAACGGGGAATGAAAAACGGCACTGGATCAGTGAGCTACCAAAGTCCAATAAGATGCCAGCCAGCAACTGTACAGACATCCAGTGGTGTAGTGTTAGACACAATGcttctgacagaaaatgaggacAGTAAACAAGAGGAACATGTTAGCTGTGTATAG
- the LOC113139926 gene encoding uncharacterized protein LOC113139926 isoform X2: MADSASLVDALPEEEREFQKIVAVIGGKERIYLVSDACQNKDVDGDDAEILQEFIRDMFHSSGRVNSNGPPQSCPSTTHCDTVNANHVLSTTEEVKCDEIPLTVRLKDLDVRACPVEEHIDKEKRTSRNSNAQRTATKRTNIYSQKRTIDSPVIIFVFRQTFFSKKSNEVCLKEILKDVKARTKRARIARPALIGLIRTRQETTETHECAQLLEHLIRSVFHKHPPETIWVGCFIPKSEAKILSIKQNACKVIFATQTPDNTRDRGKPLFWPLECLCCSRRRGAGGQASNSSTSDTRGLEEGIPLKTNSLPDGGYVDGQPAGGDSCDT; encoded by the exons ATGGCAGACTCGGCCTCCCTGGTAGACGCACTGCCCGAAGAGGAGAGGGAGTTTCAGAAGATTGTAGCTGTGATCggagggaaagagaggattTATTTGGTCAGCGATGCCTGTCAGAATAAAGACGTGGATGGCGATGACGCTGAGATATTGCAGGAGTTCATACGTGACATGTTTCACAGCAGCGGCCGCGTGAACAGCAACGGACCGCCCCAGTCCTGTCCTTCAACTACTCACTGCGACACTGTTAATGCAAATCACGTTTTAAGCACGACAGAGGAGGTTAAATGTGATGAAATACCTCTCACAGTGAGGCTCAAGGATTTGGATGTGAGAGCCTGTCCAGTAGAAGAGCACATCGACAAGGAGAAGCGGACGTCGCGCAACAGCAACGCTCAAAGGACAGCAACGAAGAGGACGAATATTTACAGCCAGAAACGAACGATAGACTCTCCTGTTATCATCTTCGTGTTCAGACAGACATTCTTCAGCAAAAAATCCAACGAAGTGTGCTTAAAAGAGATCCTGAAGGACGTAAAGGCGCGTACGAAACGTGCCAGAATTGCTCGACCAGCTCTGATCGGATTAATACGCACCAGACAAGAGACCACTGAGACGCATGAATGTGCGCAGCTCCTGGAGCATCTGATCCGCTCAGTGTTCCACAAACATCCACCAGAGACGATATGGGTTGGATGTTTCATCCCGAAGTCAGAGGCCAAGATTCTCAGCATCAAGCAAAACGCCTGCAAAGTCATATTCGCAACTCAAACACCAG ATAATACCAGGGATAGAGGGAAGCCGCTTTTCTGGCCACTCGAATGTTTGTGCTGTTCTCGGAGAAGAGGAGCCGGAGGCCAAGCCAGCAATTCTTCAACCA gtgacACTAGAGGTTTAGAGGAAGGTATTCCTCTGAAAACAAATTCCTTACCCGATGGAGGTTATGTGGATGGGCAACCAGCTGGAGGGGACAGTTGTGACACATGA
- the LOC113139926 gene encoding uncharacterized protein LOC113139926 isoform X1, which produces MADSASLVDALPEEEREFQKIVAVIGGKERIYLVSDACQNKDVDGDDAEILQEFIRDMFHSSGRVNSNGPPQSCPSTTHCDTVNANHVLSTTEEVKCDEIPLTVRLKDLDVRACPVEEHIDKEKRTSRNSNAQRTATKRTNIYSQKRTIDSPVIIFVFRQTFFSKKSNEVCLKEILKDVKARTKRARIARPALIGLIRTRQETTETHECAQLLEHLIRSVFHKHPPETIWVGCFIPKSEAKILSIKQNACKVIFATQTPDNTRDRGKPLFWPLECLCCSRRRGAGGQASNSSTSRQRHSCTHPKFSLTELSVVISISFKHLFLFFLHSTYQLRSVQGSPRTGTYPRLH; this is translated from the exons ATGGCAGACTCGGCCTCCCTGGTAGACGCACTGCCCGAAGAGGAGAGGGAGTTTCAGAAGATTGTAGCTGTGATCggagggaaagagaggattTATTTGGTCAGCGATGCCTGTCAGAATAAAGACGTGGATGGCGATGACGCTGAGATATTGCAGGAGTTCATACGTGACATGTTTCACAGCAGCGGCCGCGTGAACAGCAACGGACCGCCCCAGTCCTGTCCTTCAACTACTCACTGCGACACTGTTAATGCAAATCACGTTTTAAGCACGACAGAGGAGGTTAAATGTGATGAAATACCTCTCACAGTGAGGCTCAAGGATTTGGATGTGAGAGCCTGTCCAGTAGAAGAGCACATCGACAAGGAGAAGCGGACGTCGCGCAACAGCAACGCTCAAAGGACAGCAACGAAGAGGACGAATATTTACAGCCAGAAACGAACGATAGACTCTCCTGTTATCATCTTCGTGTTCAGACAGACATTCTTCAGCAAAAAATCCAACGAAGTGTGCTTAAAAGAGATCCTGAAGGACGTAAAGGCGCGTACGAAACGTGCCAGAATTGCTCGACCAGCTCTGATCGGATTAATACGCACCAGACAAGAGACCACTGAGACGCATGAATGTGCGCAGCTCCTGGAGCATCTGATCCGCTCAGTGTTCCACAAACATCCACCAGAGACGATATGGGTTGGATGTTTCATCCCGAAGTCAGAGGCCAAGATTCTCAGCATCAAGCAAAACGCCTGCAAAGTCATATTCGCAACTCAAACACCAG ATAATACCAGGGATAGAGGGAAGCCGCTTTTCTGGCCACTCGAATGTTTGTGCTGTTCTCGGAGAAGAGGAGCCGGAGGCCAAGCCAGCAATTCTTCAACCAGTAGGCAAAGACATAGCTGCACCCACCCAAAGTTCAGTTTGACTGAGCTGAGTGTAGTTATTTCCATTTCTTTCAAAcacttgtttcttttcttcctccattcTACATATCAGCTTAGATCTGTTCAGGGTTCTCCTCGGACTGGAACCTATCCCAGACTGCACTGA